A single window of Pseudoduganella plicata DNA harbors:
- the iscX gene encoding Fe-S cluster assembly protein IscX, with product MKWTDITAIAEALYDKYPDIDPASIRFTDLHHWVVTLEGFDDDHKRGGEKILEGIQQAWIDEAQ from the coding sequence ATGAAGTGGACCGACATCACCGCAATCGCCGAAGCACTGTACGACAAATATCCGGACATCGACCCTGCGTCGATCCGCTTCACGGACCTGCACCACTGGGTCGTGACGCTGGAAGGATTCGACGACGACCACAAGCGCGGCGGCGAAAAGATCCTGGAAGGCATCCAGCAGGCGTGGATCGATGAAGCGCAATAA
- the fdx gene encoding ISC system 2Fe-2S type ferredoxin — MPQIVILPHAKLCPEGAVIETEAGKSVCDVLLENDIHIEHACEKSCACTTCHVIVREGFASLNEATDTEEDLLDKAWGLEAQSRLSCQAIVADEDLVVEIPKYTINHASEGSH, encoded by the coding sequence GTGCCACAAATCGTCATCCTGCCCCACGCCAAGCTGTGCCCCGAAGGTGCCGTCATCGAAACGGAGGCAGGCAAGTCCGTCTGCGACGTCCTGTTGGAAAACGACATCCATATCGAACACGCCTGCGAAAAATCGTGCGCCTGCACCACCTGCCACGTGATCGTGCGCGAAGGGTTCGCGTCGCTGAACGAGGCGACCGATACGGAGGAAGACCTGCTGGACAAGGCATGGGGCCTGGAAGCGCAGTCGCGCCTGTCGTGCCAGGCGATCGTGGCCGATGAAGATCTCGTCGTCGAGATCCCGAAATACACGATCAACCACGCCAGCGAAGGCAGCCACTGA
- the hscA gene encoding Fe-S protein assembly chaperone HscA yields the protein MALLQISEPGMSTAPHQHRLAVGIDLGTTNSLVATVRSSIPEVLNDEEGRALLPSVVRYLPNGHAHIGCKAQAEQTTDPKNTIVSVKRFMGRGLKDIAYAENLPYDFVDGPGMVQIRTVAGVKSPVETSAQILATLRQRAEDALGDDLVGAVITVPAYFDDAQRQATKDAAQLAGLNVLRLLSEPTAAAIAYGLDNGSEGLFAVYDLGGGTFDISILKLSKGVFEVLSTGGDSALGGDDFDHRLFCWIHEQEKLAPLNDEDTAVLMVKAREAKELLSTKAEVTVDAILSSGDEVHLKVTAEKFAEITKHLVAKTMNAVKKALRDANIDPDDIDGVVMVGGATRMPHVQRAMGDYFHTIPHANIDPDKVVALGAAIQANLLAGNRAPGDDWLLLDVIPLSLGIETMGGLVEKIIPRNSTIPCARAQEFTTFKDGQTALAVHVLQGERELVTDCRSLARFELRGIPPMAAGAARIRITYQVDADGLLSVSARELRSNVEASITVKPSYGLADDDVARMLQDSYTSAEVDMKARALREEQVEAERILLATQAALDEDAALLSNEERTAVDLLMIHTREILAQSQAGTVDHLAVKAAVEALAHGTEEFASRRMDRSVRSALAGRTLDQVA from the coding sequence ATGGCTCTTCTGCAAATTTCCGAACCGGGCATGTCGACGGCGCCGCACCAGCATCGGCTGGCCGTGGGCATCGACCTTGGCACGACGAACTCGCTGGTCGCCACCGTGCGCAGCAGCATTCCCGAAGTGCTGAACGACGAGGAGGGCCGCGCGCTGCTGCCGTCCGTCGTGCGCTACCTGCCCAACGGGCACGCGCATATCGGCTGCAAGGCGCAGGCCGAGCAGACCACCGACCCGAAAAACACGATCGTCTCCGTCAAGCGCTTCATGGGCCGTGGCCTGAAGGACATCGCCTACGCGGAAAACCTGCCATATGATTTCGTCGACGGTCCCGGCATGGTGCAGATCCGCACCGTCGCCGGCGTGAAGAGCCCCGTCGAGACCTCCGCCCAGATCCTGGCCACACTGCGCCAGCGCGCGGAAGATGCACTGGGCGACGACCTGGTCGGCGCCGTCATCACGGTCCCTGCCTATTTCGACGACGCGCAGCGCCAGGCCACGAAGGACGCAGCCCAGCTGGCCGGCCTGAACGTGCTGCGCCTGCTGTCCGAGCCGACGGCCGCCGCCATCGCCTATGGCCTCGATAACGGCTCCGAAGGCCTGTTCGCCGTCTATGATCTGGGTGGCGGCACGTTCGACATCTCGATCCTGAAACTGTCCAAGGGCGTGTTCGAAGTGCTGTCCACCGGCGGCGACTCCGCATTGGGCGGCGACGATTTCGACCACCGCCTGTTCTGCTGGATCCACGAGCAGGAAAAGCTGGCGCCGCTGAACGACGAGGACACGGCCGTGCTGATGGTAAAAGCCCGCGAGGCGAAGGAACTGCTGTCCACGAAGGCCGAAGTGACAGTCGACGCGATCCTGTCGTCGGGCGATGAAGTGCACCTTAAAGTCACGGCCGAGAAGTTTGCCGAGATCACGAAGCACCTCGTCGCCAAGACGATGAACGCCGTCAAAAAGGCACTGCGCGACGCGAACATCGACCCGGACGATATCGACGGCGTCGTCATGGTCGGCGGGGCCACGCGCATGCCACACGTGCAGCGCGCCATGGGCGACTACTTCCACACGATCCCGCACGCGAACATCGACCCGGACAAGGTCGTGGCGCTGGGCGCGGCCATCCAGGCCAATCTGCTGGCCGGCAACCGCGCGCCGGGCGACGACTGGCTGCTGCTGGACGTGATCCCGCTGTCGCTGGGCATCGAGACGATGGGCGGCCTGGTCGAGAAGATCATCCCGCGTAATTCGACGATTCCATGCGCCCGCGCGCAGGAGTTCACGACGTTCAAGGACGGCCAGACGGCGCTGGCCGTGCACGTGCTGCAGGGCGAGCGCGAACTGGTGACGGACTGCCGTTCGCTGGCGCGCTTCGAGCTGCGCGGCATTCCGCCGATGGCGGCCGGCGCGGCGCGCATCCGCATCACGTACCAGGTCGATGCCGATGGCCTGCTGTCCGTTTCGGCGCGCGAGCTGCGCTCGAACGTGGAAGCGTCGATCACCGTCAAGCCGTCGTATGGCCTGGCCGACGACGACGTGGCGCGCATGCTGCAGGATTCGTACACGTCCGCCGAAGTGGACATGAAGGCGCGCGCACTGCGCGAAGAACAGGTGGAAGCTGAACGCATCCTGCTGGCCACGCAGGCCGCGCTGGACGAGGATGCGGCGCTGCTGTCGAACGAGGAACGCACGGCCGTGGACCTGTTGATGATCCATACCCGCGAGATCCTGGCGCAATCGCAGGCCGGCACCGTCGACCATCTGGCCGTCAAGGCAGCGGTGGAAGCGCTGGCGCACGGCACCGAGGAATTCGCGTCGCGCCGCATGGACCGCAGTGTGCGCAGCGCGCTGGCCGGCCGCACGCTGGACCAGGTGGCCTGA
- the hscB gene encoding Fe-S protein assembly co-chaperone HscB: MQNHFELFHLPQRYAIDSNALDSAYRDVQSQVHPDRFVGATDAEKRVAMQWATRANEAYQTLKNPQKRARYLCELHGVDLQTESNTAMPMAFLMQQMEWREELAEARAGKDVELLDKLDAQLRAARKEQLAAIELHLDGADYQAAAQGVRALMFLEKFGEEVRFAFDAIEA, translated from the coding sequence GTGCAAAATCACTTCGAGCTTTTCCACCTGCCGCAGCGCTACGCCATCGACAGCAACGCGCTGGACAGCGCTTACCGCGATGTCCAGTCGCAGGTGCACCCCGACCGTTTCGTGGGCGCCACCGACGCTGAAAAGCGCGTGGCGATGCAGTGGGCCACCCGTGCCAACGAGGCCTATCAGACGCTGAAGAATCCGCAGAAGCGCGCCCGGTACCTGTGCGAGCTGCACGGCGTGGACCTGCAGACGGAGTCGAATACGGCCATGCCGATGGCGTTCCTGATGCAGCAGATGGAATGGCGCGAGGAGCTGGCCGAGGCTCGCGCCGGCAAGGATGTCGAACTGCTCGACAAACTGGACGCGCAGCTGCGCGCCGCGCGCAAGGAGCAGCTGGCGGCGATCGAACTCCACCTCGACGGCGCCGACTACCAGGCCGCTGCACAGGGTGTGCGCGCCCTGATGTTCCTCGAAAAATTCGGCGAAGAAGTCCGCTTCGCCTTCGATGCGATCGAAGCATAA
- the iscA gene encoding iron-sulfur cluster assembly protein IscA: MAITLTEKAAKHINRYIERRGKGVGLRFGVRTTGCSGLAYKLEYVDEVSNDDHVFESHGVKVFVDPKSMPYIDGTELDFAREGLNEGFKFNNPNEKDACGCGESFRI, translated from the coding sequence ATGGCAATCACGTTGACCGAAAAAGCAGCGAAGCACATCAACCGTTATATCGAACGACGCGGCAAGGGCGTCGGCCTGCGCTTCGGCGTGCGCACGACGGGCTGCTCGGGTCTCGCATACAAACTGGAATACGTGGACGAAGTATCGAATGACGACCACGTGTTCGAGTCGCATGGCGTGAAGGTCTTTGTCGATCCGAAAAGCATGCCGTATATCGACGGTACGGAGCTGGACTTCGCCCGCGAGGGCCTGAACGAAGGCTTCAAGTTCAACAATCCGAACGAAAAAGACGCCTGCGGCTGCGGCGAAAGCTTCCGCATCTGA